A window of Cryptosporidium parvum Iowa II chromosome 1, whole genome shotgun sequence contains these coding sequences:
- a CDS encoding Rab2 GTPase, whose protein sequence is MASPYDYLFKYIIIGDTAVGKSCLLLQFTDRRFRVDHDLTIGVEFGARIINLDAKKIKLQIWDTAGQESFRSITRSYYRGAAGALLVYDITRRDTFNHLSKWLNDVKRNATPNMTIILVGNKSDLDRREVTTEEGVEFAEKNGLLFIETSAKTSNNVEEAFMKVAEKIYKNILDGIYDLSNEVSI, encoded by the exons ATGGCATCTCCAtatgattatttatttaaatacatAATAATAGGTGATACGG CTGTCGGTAAATCATGCCTTCTTTTGCAGTTTACGGACCGACGCTTCAGGGTAGACCACGATTTAACCATTGGAGTTGAGTTTGGTGCAAGAATTATAAACCTAGATGcgaaaaaaataaaattacaGATTTGGGATAC TGCCGGTCAAGAGTCATTTAGAAGCATAACAAGATCATATTATAGAGGAGCAGCAGGAGCCTTATTAGTTTATGATATCACAAGAAGAGACACATTTAACCACTTAAGCAAATGGCTAAATGATGTAAAGAGAAACGCAACTCCTAATATGACTATTATATTAGTTGGAAATAAATCTGATTTAGATAGAAGAGAAGTAACTACAGAAGAAGGGGTCGAATTCGCAGAAAAAAATGGGCtcttatttattgaaacaTCTGCAAAGACATCTAATAACGTAGAAGAAGCATTTATGAAAGTTGCtgaaaaaatatacaaaaatatCTTAGATGGTATTTATGACCTTTCTAACGAGGTgagtatttaa
- a CDS encoding protein kinase with WD40 repeat at C-terminus — translation MGNLQLLSLDNEEDLSNLFLEFSWLEEKGELIKESRISFDFKVFDQERKCYEIYKFFGGLDKFLKIDNGKELDNAIEKLDSPALNFEHNIFFNETLSQNSLKYFPSLNGMFFEKNEDNIMNKILSVIEIQKNTKNSIFYPNIIFYEQANKSKNYIYFKRVMWESTIKDKLDELPKINLLNNVLKNWLEFQSLMSIVQLHSLEIFHGNIKTENMLVNHLYTVKITDISPWKPVFIDSSDLRFWTIFFEDQNCNARSNVLSCNLSPERFLLEIDTKNIETELKCEIKNKLFSMDIFSLGCVLNEIENEESTFTINEILQMSKFEKYCSNISKINNDWIREIFLNYNWEKRPDAFGTLLKLLNMNKIIQINSLNAYLFSHLEKKNFNFCRSFPLFFYPLSIIMQNKMFSDLRIQVIILNIILPIFLELFIIKNIYANNIEPNQKNICFEEIFSNLKIEYTHGWDLNKLKSTFQNKFDNELMKDLILSILISDLNHQIFDEKTKLENINSNNYSNIKGFFSIFQLLLNFWDNKKAEFSEDFNLTHYINYIILDDNFQLNDNYSIIQKNRKSFFALIKKNNLYIEDYNSASALYLHFINISLRRLTHLHACNYDSNNLNMFEIYNSIYLLSINTLNILLEILSEEHKQEIAVKEILPTLIQFLSNSKHFNKDSCFTQYQLRLDRVNSANHSNDLSVKYNYKEPIVIFEIFNFINSNIMKYVKIQNEELVLDEINKIINDLLIMNIEKWIYHYVALNDSLVVSKLLEIADQILILIMKNKKNKLNIWVTEILTSKNSALKKLIVKRSVDNMSILFKILDYFLLTNKTEVFISEIFPYLIDQLNDKDINVKYEFCKLIIHIMEKMEMIFILPYGKFCIEKCLGDKEFIIKLIGLRSANKIFNRIIFVENKLGINESEIIIHELIESIITNLESILFIKYYPLIKEIGITLKYIYNYSRKYNDWLVFFLFLNKFFRIKEKNTKCLINIFKLSKFSRNEFLIYYFKDMFKDEDKSASENYKMASTVKQENNQIYPPTYTELILYTLPCLINQLSLNDKFEQIVFILSLIQKEAKYNIRKQFIHDALKLLTRKKIYNQLCEPDFKKPLPIIKGEYLGSIYNHSKLISKYDNNTNIGNGFNIYQKLLYINEEIYSCSTNNSINAGIYLHKLNVHDKLHYWNLITDQLNNYIFKFNNNSFVTSMMTLSNEFSIITGNNIGILSKINIDTSIITVNEHSYKNENLLFKQCSFLNSKSPIIIFVGKIKIYSKELIISAYSNGDIYFIESERLQTEISFSIPLSLGSVIDYSVDNNSNDHLISFATDENIVIIIDLFYLKSMKIWKIDHELRITNIGSSNINDQSSKILLNFNRNGAFALFDPISGEIDSNVDFKFRITEIKEKFIHIHRPFLFSSKMVHTDFKSIQKCNCLYCQTQRVRIFGNYLNQYQIMNQYHNTTVKKERLVNRNIIGPFSTTHNNFIGKGQCANKYYIFNDEIGNVYQQSFLDSNLCYTDSFDCIISKYSAQTSLIGVNNENKGHKDLITSISIYSFSNDEIGLLTSSRDGIISYWN, via the coding sequence ATGGGAAATCTTCAATTACTTTCTTTGGACAATGAGGAAGATTTAAgcaatttatttttagaatttaGCTGGCTTGAGGAAAAGGGAGAACTAATAAAAGAAAGCAGGATTTCATTCGattttaaagtatttgaTCAAGAACGTAAATGCTATGagatttataaattttttggaGGATtagataaatttttaaaaattgaCAATGGTAAAGAACTGGATAACGCAATAGAAAAATTAGACTCCCCTGCCTTGAATTTTGAGCacaatatcttttttaatgaaactCTATCGCAAAATAGCTTGAAATACTTTCCCAGTTTAAATGGCATGTTTTTcgaaaaaaatgaagacaatattatgaataaaatattatcagtaattgaaatacaaaaaaatacCAAGAATAGCATTTTCTACccaaatataattttttatgaACAAGCtaataaatctaaaaattatatatattttaaaagagTTATGTGGGAATCAACCATTAAAGATAAATTGGATGAGCTAcctaaaattaatttattgaataatgTACTTAAGAATTGGCTTGAATTTCAATCTTTAATGTCCATTGTTCAATTACATTCTttagaaatatttcatGGCAATATAAAAACAGAAAATATGCTAGTTAATCACTTATATACCGTAAAAATAACAGATATTTCGCCTTGGAAGCCAGTTTTCATTGATAGCTCAGACCTAAGATTTTGGaccattttttttgagGACCAAAATTGTAATGCTAGAAGTAATGTTTTGAGTTGCAATTTGTCTCCAGAAAgatttttattagaaattgaTACTAAGAATATCGAGACTGAGCTTAAATGTgaaattaagaataaattatttagtaTGGATATTTTTTCCCTAGGTTGTGTATTGAATGAgatagaaaatgaagaatcaACATTTACGATCAATGAAATATTACAAATGTcgaaatttgaaaaatattgcTCTAATATaagtaaaattaataatgattggATTAGagaaatatttctaaattataACTGGGAAAAAAGACCAGATGCATTTGGaactttattaaaattattaaacatgaataaaataatacaaataaacTCCTTAAACGCGTACCTATTCAGTCActtagaaaaaaagaattttaatttttgcaGGTCATTTCCATTATTCTTTTATCCACTCTCAATAATTATGCAGAATAAAATGTTTAGTGATTTAAGGATTcaagtaataattttgaacaTAATCTTGCCAATTTTTTTGgagttatttattattaaaaatatttatgcAAATAACATAGAAccaaatcaaaaaaatatttgctttgaagaaatattttcaaatcttAAAATCGAATATACTCATGGTTGGGATTTAAATAAACTGAAAAGCACTTTTCAAAACAAGTttgataatgaattaatgaaaGACCTGATTTTAAGTATTTTGATATCAGATCTTAATCACcaaatatttgatgaaaaGACAAAactagaaaatattaattcaaacaaCTACTCGAATATTAAAGgctttttttcaattttccAACTTTTACTTAATTTCTGGGACAATAAAAAGGCAGAATTTAGTGAGGATTTTAACTTAACTCActatataaattatattatattggatgataattttcaattaaatgataattattcaattattcaaaaaaatagaaaatctttttttgcactaattaaaaaaaataatttatatattgaaGATTATAATAGTGCGTCCGCCTTGTATCTTCATTTCATAAATATTAGTTTGCGTCGCTTAACTCACCTTCACGCATGCAATTatgattcaaataatcttaatatgtttgaaatatataatagtatttatttattatcgATTAATACactaaatatattattggaaattttATCTGAAGAACATAAACAGGAAATTGCTGTAAAAGAAATACTACCAACCTTGATAcaatttttatcaaatagCAAGCATTTTAACAAAGACTCCTGCTTTACCCAATATCAATTACGCCTTGATAGAGTTAATTCAGCAAATCATTCAAACGATTTGTCTGTAAAGTACAATTACAAAGAGCCCATagttatttttgaaatatttaattttattaattctaatatcATGAAATATgtaaaaattcaaaatgaaGAACTAGTtcttgatgaaattaataaaataataaatgacttattaattatgaatattgaaaaatggATTTATCATTATGTGGCATTAAATGACAGTTTAGTAGTTAGCAAACTTCTTGAAATTGCTGATCAGATATTAATACTTATCATGaagaataagaaaaataaattaaacaTATGGGTTACTGAAATCTTAACATCAAAGAATTCTGCACTAAAAAAACTGATTGTAAAAAGGAGCGTGGATAATATgtcaatattattcaaaattttagattactttttattaacGAATAAAACTGAGGTTTTTATATCTGAAATTTTTCCTTACTTAATAGATCAATTAAACGATAAAGATATCAATGTCAAATATGAATTCTGTAAATTGATTATACATATTATGGaaaaaatggaaatgaTATTTATACTTCCCTACGGTAAATTTTGTATTGAAAAATGTTTAGGCGATAAAGAATTcattataaaattaattggTTTAAGGTCagcaaataaaatatttaacagaataatttttgttgaaaACAAATTAGGCATTAATGAATCTgagattattattcatgaattaattgaatctATTATTACTAACCTCGAAAGTATACTATTTATTAAGTATTATCCacttattaaagaaattggaATTACATTAAAATACATATACAActattcaagaaaatacAATGATTGGTTagtcttttttttatttttgaataaattctttagaataaaagaaaagaacacaaaatgtttaataaatatatttaaactAAGTAAATTTTCTAGAAATGAGTTTTTGatctattatttcaaagaCATGTTTAAGGACGAAGATAAATCTGCAAGtgaaaattacaaaatgGCATCTACAGttaaacaagaaaataatcaGATTTATCCACCTACTTACacagaattaatattgtatACCTTGCCATGTCTTATAAATCAATTGAgtttaaatgataaatttgagcagattgtttttattttatctttgattcaaaaagaaGCGAAATATAATATTCGAAAACAATTTATTCATGATGcattaaaacttttaacaagaaaaaaaatttataatcaATTGTGCGAGCCAGATTTTAAAAAGCCACTACCTATTATTAAAGGAGAATATTTAGGGTCAATTTATAATCATAGCAAACTCATTTCTAAATATGATAACAATACAAACATAGGTAAtggatttaatatttatcagAAACTTCTATATATcaatgaagaaatttacTCTTGTTCtacaaataattcaattaatgcTGGAATATACTTGCATAAGTTAAATGTTCATGATAAGCTTCattattggaatttaaTTACTGATCaacttaataattatatttttaaattcaataataatagttttgTGACTAGTATGATGACATTATCAAATGAATTTAGCATTATTACAGGGAATAACATTGGAATCTTatccaaaattaatattgatacaAGTATAATAACGGTTAACGAGCATTcatataaaaatgaaaatttgtTATTTAAACAATGCAGCTtcttaaattcaaaatccccaattataatatttgttggaaagataaaaatttattctaAAGAATTGATTATTTCTGCATATAGTAACGGggatatatattttattgaatcAGAGAGGTTGCAAACAGAAATCAGTTTCTCAATTCCCCTATCTTTGGGGAGTGTAATTGACTATTCAGTTGACAATAATTCTAATgatcatttaatttcattcgCCACTGATGAAAATatagttattattattgatttattttatttgaagagtatgaaaatttggaaaattgATCATGAATTAagaattacaaatattggtagttcaaatattaatgatcaatcttcaaaaatattgcTTAACTTTAATAGAAATGGTGCTTTTGCACTTTTTGATCCAATTAGTGGTGAAATTGATTCTAATGTAGATTTTAAATTCCGGATAACcgaaataaaagaaaagttcATTCATATTCACAGAccatttttgttttcatCAAAAATGGTTCACACAGACTTTAAAAGCATACAAAAGTGTAATTGTCTATATTGTCAAACTCAAAGAGTTAgaatttttggaaattatttgaatcaatatcaaataatgaatcaaTACCATAATACTACGGTTAAAAAGGAGCGTCTAGTTAATAGAAACATTATTGGGCCGTTTAGTACCACTCATAACAACTTCATAGGCAAAGGACAATGtgcaaataaatattacatttttaatgatgaaattggTAACGTTTATCAACAAAGCTTCCTCGACTCTAATTTATGTTATACAGATTCATTTGATTGTATAATTAGTAAATACTCAGCGCAGACAAGTTTAATTGGTGTAAACAACGAAAACAAAGGGCATAAAGACTTAATCACATCAATCAGCATATACTCATTTAGTAATGATGAAATCGGATTACTTACATCTTCAAGAGATGGTATTATTTCTTACTGGAATTGA